A single Clostridium sp. AN503 DNA region contains:
- a CDS encoding glycosyltransferase family 2 protein yields MEKIAVLIPCYNEGKTIGKVVDDWKRTLPDAKIFVYDNNSTDDTVKVATEHGALVRHEYQQGKGDVIRRMFREIDAKCYLMVDGDDTYPVENAVEMVSLVLDKNIDMVIGDRLSSTYFEENKRPFHNLGNSLVRGTINFLFKSDIRDIMTGYRAFSYQFVKSFPVLSKGFEIETEMTIHAIDKNMSTENVIVGYRDRPDGSFSKLNTYSDGLKVLKTIGRLFKNYRPFGFFSGIAGVLLLFSAVLFIPILIKYIQTGLVPNFPTLIVSGFIALTAIISFFSGMILSSIAEKGRKEFEYHLLLIKENLKRK; encoded by the coding sequence ATGGAAAAAATAGCAGTTCTTATTCCTTGTTATAATGAAGGAAAAACCATAGGAAAGGTAGTAGATGATTGGAAAAGGACTCTTCCTGATGCAAAAATATTTGTATATGATAATAATTCAACAGATGATACAGTAAAGGTTGCAACAGAACATGGTGCTCTCGTTCGTCATGAATATCAGCAAGGGAAGGGTGATGTAATAAGACGGATGTTTCGCGAAATTGATGCAAAATGCTATTTGATGGTAGATGGTGATGATACATATCCTGTTGAAAATGCCGTGGAAATGGTTTCACTTGTTCTAGACAAAAATATCGATATGGTAATCGGCGATCGCTTATCCTCTACATATTTTGAAGAAAATAAACGACCTTTTCATAATCTTGGAAACAGTTTAGTGCGTGGAACTATTAATTTTCTTTTCAAATCTGATATTAGAGATATCATGACAGGCTATCGAGCATTTAGTTATCAATTTGTAAAAAGTTTCCCAGTGCTTTCAAAGGGATTTGAAATTGAAACTGAGATGACAATCCATGCTATAGATAAAAACATGTCTACAGAAAACGTCATTGTTGGGTATCGTGATCGTCCAGATGGCAGCTTTTCCAAACTAAACACATATTCGGATGGTCTCAAAGTTCTCAAGACAATAGGCCGCCTGTTTAAAAATTACAGGCCTTTTGGGTTTTTCAGTGGAATTGCTGGTGTACTCCTCCTTTTTTCTGCTGTTTTATTTATTCCAATTTTAATTAAATATATTCAAACCGGTCTTGTTCCTAATTTTCCGACGTTGATTGTATCAGGCTTTATAGCTTTAACTGCCATTATCAGTTTCTTTTCTGGAATGATACTAAGCAGCATTGCAGAAAAAGGACGGAAAGAGTTTGAATATCATTTACTTTTAATTAAAGAAAACTTAAAAAGAAAATAA